A single genomic interval of Anaerolineales bacterium harbors:
- a CDS encoding DUF4230 domain-containing protein, translating to MDTRTNQLGYNSAMQKRTAVWITIVVIVLVIGMVGYAIVSGFRAITAPVSELRHDIGTQIARIVNPTPTIIPDPVTIVREVRSLARLETIHYSLEKIIVAETGQGPFGFLFGDRLLLVAHGNVIAGVDMDKIDLDSVWIDELGRVYIVLPEAEIFVAALDNDKSYIYDREKGFFTRGDVNLETAARQAAEEEILRAALDDNILEQASINAENYLYSFLHALGFSDVIFTDEANHPSTAPSPTPTAQSTAAP from the coding sequence GCCGTTTGGATCACGATCGTCGTGATCGTGCTCGTTATCGGCATGGTGGGTTATGCCATCGTCTCCGGTTTTCGCGCCATTACCGCACCCGTGAGTGAACTGCGCCACGATATCGGGACTCAGATCGCACGCATCGTAAATCCCACTCCGACGATCATTCCCGATCCTGTTACCATCGTGCGCGAGGTGCGTTCGTTGGCGCGCCTGGAAACGATTCATTATTCGCTGGAGAAGATCATCGTCGCCGAAACGGGTCAAGGCCCGTTCGGCTTTCTCTTCGGGGACCGGCTCTTGTTGGTGGCGCACGGGAACGTCATCGCCGGCGTCGATATGGACAAAATCGACCTGGACAGCGTCTGGATCGATGAATTGGGGAGAGTCTACATCGTGCTTCCCGAAGCCGAAATCTTCGTCGCCGCGCTGGATAACGACAAATCCTACATCTACGATCGCGAGAAAGGTTTCTTCACCCGAGGCGACGTGAATCTCGAGACGGCAGCGCGGCAAGCCGCCGAGGAGGAAATCCTTCGCGCCGCACTAGACGACAACATTCTCGAGCAGGCCTCGATCAACGCTGAAAACTACCTCTATTCGTTTCTGCACGCATTGGGTTTTTCGGACGTAATATTTACGGACGAGGCGAATCACCCCTCGACTGCACCGAGCCCCACACCGACCGCGCAATCGACAGCAGCACCCTGA